A single region of the Amia ocellicauda isolate fAmiCal2 chromosome 8, fAmiCal2.hap1, whole genome shotgun sequence genome encodes:
- the LOC136755429 gene encoding endoplasmic reticulum aminopeptidase 2, whose product MDFSPYSFLTTMEKLQLKHLLRLSVWLQLVLSCRGSVGETVASSTQPFPWSKLRLPTDIVPNHYDLLIHPNLTTLDFTGFVKIEVDVKRDTKHVILHSKGLNITSASIVADGDQESAGLGKVTVLEFHPHEQIALVAPEPLIAHRKYRLYIEFQAKLAEGFDGFYKSTYQTKDGEKRILAATDFEPTAARMAFPCFDEPSFKAMFSIKIRRGAYHIALSNMPKVQTVELADGLLEDHFDRSVRMSTYLVAYIVCDFKFVTATTTSGIKVSVYAVPEKWSQTQYALDVAVKLLQFYEDYFNISYPLPKQDLIAVPDFQSGAMENWGLITYRETALLYDPRTSSALDKLWITKIIGHELAHQWFGNLVTMEWWDDIWLNEGFARYMERVSVNSTYPEIQIDDYFLDVCFGAMGRDALNSSHPISNPAETPVQIMEMFDTVSYDKGACVLNMLKDFLTEEVFKSGIIRYLQSYSYKNAKSDDLWNTMADTSSETDFSSGAFCYTSSHAKNKAERYTCEKLGLKEMMDTWTLQMGLPVITVERTGRQVRVRQERFLKGVLQEDPDYSLLQSGYHWQIPLTYITSGSRRLQRHLLKTQSDTFQLEDDVSWIKLNVDMNGYYVVHYGEDGWDSLIVLLNHNHTALSNKDRTNLIHNAFQLIGTGRLSLDRALNLTRYLRMETDNIPLLQGIGYLNALYRIMEMRNFSDTAEKLKSYILQYFKPVIDRQTWSNEGSTSEKRLRIEMIGLACDLGYPPCIQKASQLFQDWVKSNGTLSLPTDVLRVVYAIGSQKTEGWNYLLNAYQHSLSSSEKNKILYALSRTKDTEKLSKLIELGRDGEVIKQQDFAALISSISGNPSGHTLTWNFVRENWAELLEKFHVGSSIIRNILYGTTSHFYSQEELEEVKTFFNSLKEQGHVLKVMEVILELIQKNIRWLERNRPVLEKWLEDIIPSGAN is encoded by the exons ATGGACTTTTCGCCATATAGCTTTTTGACTACAATGGAAAAACTACAACTAAAACACCTGCTGAGACTGTCAGTGTGGCTTCAGCTGGTCTTGAGTTGCAGAGGGAGTGTGGGTGAAACGGTGGCTTCTAGCACTCAGCCATTTCCCTGGAGCAAACTGAGGCTGCCTACTGACATTGTGCCCAACCACTATGACCTCCTGATTCATCCTAATCTGACCACCCTGGACTTCACTGGGTTTGTTAAGATTGAGGTGGATGTCAAACGGGACACAAAGCATGTCATTCTGCACAGCAAGGGTCTTAACATCACTTCAGCCTCCATTGTGGCGGACGGGGACCAGGAAAGTGCCGGTCTGGGCAAAGTGACGGTGCTGGAGTTCCACCCCCATGAGCAGATTGCTTTGGTGGCCCCCGAGCCCCTGATTGCACACAGGAAGTATCGGCTGTACATTGAGTTCCAAGCTAAACTGGCAGAAGGTTTTGATGGCTTTTATAAGAGCACATATCAGACCAAAGATGGTGAAAAAAG GATTCTGGCAGCAACTGATTTCGAACCAACTGCTGCCCGGATGGCTTTTCCATGCTTTGATGAACCATCCTTTAAAGCCATGTTCTCCATTAAAATACGAAGAGGCGCATATCACATTGCTCTGTCCAACATGCCCAAG GTTCAGACTGTAGAGCTTGCAGATGGGTTGTTGGAAGACCACTTTGACAGGAGCGTCAGAATGAGCACCTACTTGGTGGCTTACATAGTCTGCGACTTCAAGTTTGTCACGGCTACCACTACTTCTGGGATCAAG GTCTCAGTGTATGCCGTCCCTGAAAAGTGGAGTCAAACCCAATATGCTCTTGACGTGGCAGTAAAATTGCTGCAATTCTACGAAGACTACTTTAACATCAGCTATCCATTGCCCAAGCAAG ATCTTATTGCCGTGCCAGATTTCCAGTCAGGGGCCATGGAAAACTGGGGCCTGATAACCTACAGAGAGACTGCCCTGCTGTATGACCCTCGGACATCGTCTGCTTTAGATAAATTGTGGATAACCAAAATAATAGGACATGAACTGGCGCACCAG TGGTTTGGTAACCTGGTGACCATGGAATGGTGGGATGATATCTGGCTAAATGAAGGATTTGCCCGGTACATGGAGCGTGTTTCTGTCAACAGCACCTACCCAGAGATTCAGATT gatGACTACTTCTTGGATGTGTGTTTCGGAGCCATGGGTAGAGATGCCTTAAATTCATCTCACCCAATCTCCAACCCAGCAGAAACGCCTGTGCAGATCATGGAAATGTTTGATACCGTCTCTTACGATAAG GGTGCCTGTGTACTGAACATGCTGAAAGATTTCTTGACAGAAGAGGTTTTCAAGAGCGGGATCATCCGCTACTTGCAGAGCTACAGCTACAAGAATGCCAAGAGCGATGACCTGTGGAACACTATGGCAGAT acATCCTCTGAAACAGACTTTTCTTCAGGAGCATTCTGCTACACTTCTTCACACGCAAAAAATAAGGCG GAGCGTTACACATGTGAAAAGCTGGGTCTGAAAGAAATGATGGACACTTGGACTCTTCAGATGGGGCTTCCAGTGATCACCGTGGAAAGGACGGGACGCCAAGTCAGGGTTCGTCAGGAGCGATTCCTGAAGGGAGTGCTGCAGGAGGACCCCGATTATTCCTTGCTGCAGTCAGG ATACCACTGGCAGATTCCGCTCACTTACATTACCAGCGGCTCCAGGCGTCTACAAAGACATTTGCTCAAGACACAGTCAG ACACTTTTCAGCTAGAAGATGATGTGAGCTGGATTAAGTTAAATGTGGACATGAATGGATATTATGTGGTGCACTATGGAGAGGATGGATGGGATTCACTGATTGTGTTACTCAATCACAACCACACAGCGTTAAGCAATAAAGACAGGACAAACCTCATTCATAATGCGTTTCAGCTTATCGG CACTGGGAGACTGTCTCTGGACAGAGCTCTTAACCTGACCCGCTATCTGAGAATGGAGACTGATAATATCCCCCTGCTGCAGGGCATAGGTTACCTGAATGCTTTGTACAGAATCATGGAAATGAGGAATTTCAGTGACACAGCAGAGAAGTTAAAG AGTTATATCCTGCAGTACTTCAAGCCCGTGATCGACAGGCAGACATGGAGCAATGAAGGGTCTACTTCAGAGAAGAGACTTCGTATTGAAATGATAGGGCTGGCCTGTGACCTGGGCTATCCTCCTTGTATACAAAAGGCGTCCCAGCTCTTCCAGGACTGGGTCAAATCCAATGGCACTCTGAG CTTGCCTACTGATGTTCTGAGAGTGGTGTATGCTATTGGATCCCAAAAGACAGAAGGTTGGAACTATCTTCTCAACGCCTACCAGcattctctctcctcttctgaaaaaaataagattttatATGCACTGTCGCGCACCAAAGATACTGAAAAGCTGAGCAA ACTAATTGAGCTTGGCAGGGATGGAGAGGTGATAAAGCAGCAGGACTTTGCTGCTCTCATCTCCTCAATCAGCGGGAACCCATCTGGTCACACTCTGACCTGGAACTTTGTCCGAGAAAACTGGGCGGAGCTGCTTGAAAA GTTCCATGTAGGATCATCAATTATTAGAAACATCTTGTATGGGACCACCTCTCATTTTTACTCACAAGAAGAGCTGGAGGAG GTCAAGACATTCTTTAATTCTCTAAAAGAACAAGGACACGTTTTAAAAGTTATGGAAGTCATCTTAGAATTGATACAAAAGAATATTCGATGGCTAGAGAGAAATCGGCCTGTACTGGAGAAATGGCTTGAGGACATTATTCCTTCAGGGgcaaattaa